Within Streptomyces albofaciens JCM 4342, the genomic segment TCGCCGCGACACAGGACCACATCAATCCGCTGGTGCTGGGCGCCTGTGCGTCCGCCGGCGCGATCATCGGGGATTCCATCGGCTATCTGATCGGCCGCAAGGGCGGACAGCCGCTGGTCAACTGGGCCGGGCGGAAGTTCCCGAAGCACTTCGGGCCCGACCAGGTGGCGATGGCCGAGGAGAAGTTCGAGAAGTGGGGCATGTGGGCCGTCTTCTTCGGCCGCTTCGTCGCCCTGCTGCGCATCTTCGCCGGGCCGCTGTCGGGCGTGCTGAAGATGCCGTACTGGAAGTTCCTTATCGCCAACGTGCTCGGCGGCATCGTCTGGGCCGGCGGCACGACCGCGCTGATCTACTACGTCGGTGTCGTCGCCGAGTCCTGGCTCAAGCGCTTCTCCTGGCTGGGGCTGGTGGCCGCGGTGCTGATCGGCATCGGTTCGTTCGTCGTGATGAAGCGGCGGGCGGCGAAGGCGGCGGCCCAGCGCGAGGCGTCGGCCGCCAAGCCGGTGGACGCGCTGGCGGAGTGACGCGACGGCGGTCCGTCAGGTGAGACCGTGCCCGCAGCGGGGCCCCGGGAGGGGACCGCTGCGGGTTTCCTTTTGCGCGGTGCGGGTGGGGACGAGGGGTACGGCGGCGGGTACGGATCCGGGCGCGGGGACGCCCGCCGGTCCGGAGGCCGCCAGCGCGATGGCCAGCAGGACCTGGCTGTACGCGGGTCCGGGGCCGTACCAGACGTCCTGATACGCGTGCTCGACGGCCCTGCGCAGCCAGGCCACCGCGGTGCCGGTGTCCGCGCGGCGCAGGGCCAGGACGCCGCGGGCGTGC encodes:
- a CDS encoding DedA family protein, which translates into the protein MEWLETIPAVSVYLIVGLVIGLESLGIPLPGEIVLVSSALLAATQDHINPLVLGACASAGAIIGDSIGYLIGRKGGQPLVNWAGRKFPKHFGPDQVAMAEEKFEKWGMWAVFFGRFVALLRIFAGPLSGVLKMPYWKFLIANVLGGIVWAGGTTALIYYVGVVAESWLKRFSWLGLVAAVLIGIGSFVVMKRRAAKAAAQREASAAKPVDALAE